Proteins co-encoded in one Montipora capricornis isolate CH-2021 chromosome 12, ASM3666992v2, whole genome shotgun sequence genomic window:
- the LOC138025353 gene encoding adenosine receptor A3-like, translating into MSTTNFTVHRQTMEDFFCSTDLSERIHIPLICLSVVNIIFALTATMGNTLIVVALQRETSLHPSSKVLLRNLAVTDLCVGIVSQPLQIACFLTLLYRLSQICHYVYKVSRTASTILCGVSLSTTTAVSVDRLLALLLRLRYRQVVTLKRIYGAVIWFWACSIFTAATSYWDYAVWRALVISSTSLGLVASIYCYSKIFLTLRRYQNQVRDNAQEQANQTIPPSKMKRYRKTVYSGMYVQLALVSCYLPYLLVSSFAYREMRRRQSAAFYLAVKSTVTLLYFNSSLNPILYCWKIKEVRQAVKDNLRQLFRSSNQQLRKDTDNNTDSAECR; encoded by the coding sequence ATGTCGACAACAAATTTTACAGTACATCGCCAAACAATGGAGGACTTTTTCTGCTCTACAGATTTATCTGAAAGGATACACATCCCGCTAATATGTCTTTCAGTGGTCAACATTATTTTTGCCCTGACTGCAACCATGGGAAATACATTAATCGTCGTTGCCCTTCAGAGAGAAACGTCCTTACATCCGTCTTCCAAAGTCTTGCTTCGAAATCTGGCGGTAACGGATCTCTGTGTTGGTATCGTTTCACAACCACTTCAAATTGCTTGCTTCCTAACTTTGTTGTATAGATTGTCACAAATTTGTCACTACGTCTATAAAGTGAGTCGAACTGCAAGCACCATTCTGTGTGGAGTATCACTGTCGACAACAACCGCCGTTAGTGTGGACAGACTTCTTGCTCTGTTGTTAAGACTCAGGTACAGACAAGTTGTAACCCTCAAACGAATATATGGAGCTGTGATCTGGTTTTGGGCTTGCTCAATCTTCACGGCAGCCACTTCGTATTGGGATTACGCTGTATGGCGTGCCTTGGTGATTTCTTCAACGTCATTGGGTCTTGTTGCATCCATTTACTGTTACTCGAAGATTTTCCTCACGCTGCGCCGTTATCAAAATCAAGTTCGAGACAACGCCCAGGAACAAGCGAATCAAACAATTCCACCGAGTAAAATGAAACGATACAGAAAAACAGTGTACAGTGGAATGTACGTACAGTTGGCATTAGTTTCGTGTTATTTGCCATATTTGTTGGTGTCGTCATTCGCATATCGAGAGATGCGAAGAAGACAGTCGGCAGCTTTTTATCTTGCGGTGAAAAGTACAGTGACTTTGCTTTATTTTAATTCATCTCTAAACCCCATtctttattgctggaagatcaAAGAAGTGAGACAAGCCGTGAAGGACAACTTGAGGCAGTTGTTTCGTTCTTCAAACCAACAGTTACGAAAAGACACAGACAATAATACAGACTCGGCGGAATGTCGGTGA
- the LOC138026898 gene encoding trace amine-associated receptor 9-like produces the protein MSTTNFTGHSQKLEGIFCLAELSERIHIPLICLSVVNIIFALTATMGNTLIVIALQRETSLHPPSKVLFRNLAVTDLCVGIVSQPFQIAFFLTLWYKSHQMCRYTHAASRTASTILCGVSMLTTTAVSVDRLLALLLRLRYRQVVTLKRIYGAVIAFWAFSTFTAATLHWNNDVWLVLVISSTSLCLVTSICCYSKIFLTLRRYQNQVRDNTQEQASQIFPPSIMKRYRQTVYSGMYVQLALVSCYLPFLLVWPFKYRENVIRIRQSVAFYLAVESTVTLLYFNSSLNPILYCWKIKEVRQAVKDNLRQLFRSSNQQLRKDTENNTASAECR, from the coding sequence ATGTCGACAACAAATTTTACAGGACACAGCCAAAAATTAGAGGGCATTTTCTGCTTGGCAGAATTATCTGAAAGAATACACATCCCGCTAATATGTCTTTCAGTGGTCAACATTATTTTTGCCCTGACTGCAACGATGGGAAATACTCTAATCGTCATTGCCCTTCAGAGAGAAACATCCTTACATCCgccttccaaagttttgttTCGAAACCTGGCGGTAACGGATCTCTGTGTTGGTATCGTTTCACAACCATTTCAAATTGCTTTCTTCCTGACTTTGTGGTATAAATCGCACCAAATGTGTCGCTACACTCATGCAGCGAGTCGGACTGCAAGCACCATTCTGTGTGGAGTATCAATGTTGACAACAACCGCCGTCAGTGTGGACAGACTTCTTGCTCTGTTGTTAAGACTCAGGTACAGACAAGTTGTAACTCTCAAACGAATATATGGAGCTGTGATCGCGTTTTGGGCTTTCTCAACCTTCACGGCAGCCACTTTGCATTGGAACAACGATGTATGGCTTGTTTTGGTGATTTCTTCAACGTCATTGTGCCTTGTGACATCCATTTGCTGTTACTCGAAGATTTTCCTCACCCTGCGCCGTTATCAAAATCAAGTTCGAGACAACACCCAGGAACAAGCGAGTCAAATATTTCCACCGAGTATAATGAAACGGTACAGACAAACAGTGTACAGTGGAATGTACGTACAGTTGGCATTAGTTTCGTGTTATTTGCCGTTTTTGTTGGTGTGGCCATTCAAATATCGAGAGAATGTGATTCGAATAAGACAGTCGGTAGCTTTTTATCTGGCGGTGGAAAGCACGGTGACTTTGCTTTATTTTAATTCATCTCTAAACCCCATTCTTTACTGCTGGAAGATCAAAGAAGTGAGACAAGCCGTGAAAGACAACTTGAGGCAGTTGTTTCGTTCTTCAAACCAACAGTTACGAAAAGACACAGAGAATAATACAGCCTCGGCGGAATGTCGGTGA